gacagtcaaaaaagctaacagaatgttaggaaccattaggaaagggatagataacaagacacaaaatatcataatgcctctatataaatccatggtacacccacaccttgaatactgtgtgcagatgtggtcaccccatctcaaaaaagatatcttggaattggaaaaggtacagaaaaaggcaaaaaaaaatgatcaggggtatggaacagcttccatatgaggagagattaataagactgggacttttcagcttggaaaggagatgactaagtggggatatgatagaggtctataaaatcctgactagtgtggagaaagtgaataaggagtgttatttactccttcacataccATAAGAACTAGGGGAtcaccaaacaaaattaataggcagcaggtttaaaacaaacaaaaagaagtatttctgcacacaatgcacagtcaatctgtggaactccttgcaagaGGATGTTGTAAAAGCCATGACTATAacagtgttaaaaaaaagaactagataagttcatagaggatagatccatcaatggctattagccaggatgggcagggatgttgtccGTAGCctatggcattggccactgtcggaagacaggatactgggctggatggaccattggtctgacccagtatggccattcttatgttcttattatttaattatttaaacaaagtggagaagtttcaacaggagagactgagacacaTCCATCCACTCCTTCCAAGCTCCCTAGGCTATGCTACAGCCCAGAGGTTAGGGCAGTCACCTGAAAGATGGGAGTCAAAGTTCAAATCCATTATCCACATCAGGTAGAATGGGGAATTGACCCTTGGTCTCCCACACTCCAGGTGAGTGACCTAACCACAGGGATAAAGTCTACAGGGGGCACCACCTCTTCAGCTATTTTGTGAATGGTCCTTaagtccccttgtgaatctatcctggaaaaaaaattggggctAAAACTCCTCAGTgaattcactttatatttatgaataattttgggttgaacaaaaccagacaataattatttaatgactctagacactgagattcaaaaagctaaagctttataactgctAAACCACAAATTATCAAAATCACATGCAAAAATACAcaagtaaatagccttaaatcaaactctaataagttctcaagcaacatttttctttctttgactgTAGATTTCTATGATtttctatggaaatattttttcattggttggTGTGTGTACAgagaaatcaatgtttactgatatttacaaattaaaatctaatccttccaagcctatttatataACACTTGTTAAGTACAGTACAAAGCAGGTACACTGGGTAAATTACATTTGAATGGCATGTTAttttaatgggtgaaatcctgctccaATGATGTCCATGGGAGTTTCGCCATTCATTTCAGCAGGGTTAGGATATCACCCAATGATTTTTACCTTGGAGAAATCTTGATTATCTCACTCTGTTGGGCTTAGCAACTCCATTCTTCTTTGGACAAGTCATCACTAACTATTCTGAAGAAATGACCGTacaacaccaaaaagaaaaatctgtttccCACATTCATAAATCTTTTCAGTTTATTGCCTTTTCATTGACAGCTAAAACAATGACCTTATGTTCTCTAAATTCTCATGAAATCTATAAATTTACTGATTGCTTTTCTTAGGGCCTTTTTTACCTCTCTGTTTCTCAGGCTGTATATGAGGGGATTGACCAGGGGAGTCAGGACTGTGTAGAAGATAGAGAATACTTTGTTCAGGTCTCTTAGCGTTTTAGTTTTGGGTAGGAGATAAACAATGATCAGAGTCCCATAGAAAGTTGTAAGCACAATGaggtgggaggagcaggtggaAAATGCCTTTTGCCTCTCGGTGGTGGAAGGGATTCTCAGGATGGAGGTGATGATACAAACGTAGGATATTACAGTTAGTAGAAATGGTGGCAGTGAACATGCAGTTGACaggaaaaacacccaaaaatctATTAGGTGGGTGTCACTGCAGGAGAGTTTTACCATTGGGGTGAAATCACAAAAGAAGTGATCAATCTTACCGGGGCCACAGAAAGGCAGTTGTGACATCAAATATGTTGTCATGGTAATAGCCAAAAAGCCATTTATCCAACACCCAGCCACCAAAAGGACACAGAATCTGCCATTCATACGGACTCCATAGTGCAGTGGTTTGCATATTGCTAAATACCGATCATAAGACATCACAGATAAGAGAAAACACTCTGTAGTAACTAGGACtccaaaaatataaaattgcacaATACAGCCTCTGAATGAGATGGTTCTGTCCCCCGTCAGGAGACTGACCAGCATCCTGGGCAGGATAGTTGAGGTGTAGCAGGTTTCCAGGCAGGACAAGTTCcccaggaagaagtacatgggggtgtgaagGTGCTGATCAATTACAACAAGTATAATGATGAGTATGTTCCCTACCATGGTCACAATGTAGATCactgaaaacaaaaggaagagaagACCTTGCTGttcagggagattcccaaatcccAGGAGGATGAATTctatagctgttttattgctccAGTCTGCATTGGCCATGGGTAGTATCTACAGAAAATCGAGCATACCCTggaagagaacatgaaaaatatatttaaagattaatgTATTGTCAGCAAATAATGCTAcgtttcttcttttttaattgcTTCTCCTGCTGGTTATTAGCTGAATGGCTGGGTGGGGAATGCAACCCAAGGTGTAAATTGACAGACAACtccatttctcaaaaaaaaaggagtacttgtggcaccttagagactaacaaatttatttgagcataagctttcgtgagctacagctcatttcatcgaatgcatccgatgaagtgagctgtagctcacgaaagcttatgctcaaataaatttgttagtctctaaggtgccacacatactccttttctttttgtgaatacagactaacacagctgctactctgaaactccatttCTGTAACAGATTATTGCTCTTCTCGAAGAGCAGCTTAAAGAAACTGTC
This portion of the Dermochelys coriacea isolate rDerCor1 chromosome 14, rDerCor1.pri.v4, whole genome shotgun sequence genome encodes:
- the LOC119843067 gene encoding olfactory receptor 11A1-like, producing MANADWSNKTAIEFILLGFGNLPEQQGLLFLLFSVIYIVTMVGNILIIILVVIDQHLHTPMYFFLGNLSCLETCYTSTILPRMLVSLLTGDRTISFRGCIVQFYIFGVLVTTECFLLSVMSYDRYLAICKPLHYGVRMNGRFCVLLVAGCWINGFLAITMTTYLMSQLPFCGPGKIDHFFCDFTPMVKLSCSDTHLIDFWVFFLSTACSLPPFLLTVISYVCIITSILRIPSTTERQKAFSTCSSHLIVLTTFYGTLIIVYLLPKTKTLRDLNKVFSIFYTVLTPLVNPLIYSLRNREVKKALRKAISKFIDFMRI